A part of Arachis hypogaea cultivar Tifrunner chromosome 12, arahy.Tifrunner.gnm2.J5K5, whole genome shotgun sequence genomic DNA contains:
- the LOC112727211 gene encoding probable proteasome inhibitor yields the protein MATDKSVMAVIRAARPSFLNDHDKAAFVVHATFLSSGYLLPATGSQAVSDDALSPPSTEEVSVENGNQLDQEYAFVYVNPEKVSNKVLVKCLVINEKLLIDALERRVF from the exons ATGGCTACGGATAAGTCGGTGATGGCAGTCATAAGGGCGGCGAGGCCTTCCTTTCTAAACGACCACGACAAAGCAGCGTTTGTCGTTCACGCCACCTTCCTCTCTTCCGGCTACCTCCTCCCTGCCACCGGCTCCCAAGCCGTCTCCGACGACGCCCTCTCACCTCCCTCCACTG AGGAGGTGTCTGTAGAGAACGGGAACCAACTAGACCAAGAATATGCCTTTGTTTATGTCAATCCAGAAAAGGTTTCAAATAAAGTGCTGGTAAAGTGCCTCGTCATAAATGAGAAGTTACTCATTGATGCTCTTGAAAGAAGGGTCTTCTGA